From one Pagrus major chromosome 21, Pma_NU_1.0 genomic stretch:
- the eif4e2 gene encoding eukaryotic translation initiation factor 4E type 2 isoform X1, with protein MNNKFDALKDDDSGDHDQDQGSPKDGEKEKTEDEDKEQNTSKKKMVVPGAGEHPLQYNYTFWYSRRTPGRPASTQSYEQNIKQIGSFASVEQFWRFYSHMIRPGDLTGHSDFHLFKEGIKPMWEDDANKMGGKWIIRLRKGLASRCWENLILAMLGEQFMVGEEICGAVVSVRFQEDIISIWNKTASDQATTARIRDTLRRVLNLPPNTIMEYKTHTDSIKAWEDFHGLVNASGGR; from the exons ATGAACAACAAATTTGACGC TCTGAAAGATGATGACAGTGGAGACCACGACCAGGACCAAGGCTCACCGAAAGACGGTGAGAAGGAAAAAACTGAAGACGAGGATAAGGAACAGAACACCTCCAAGAAAAAG atGGTGGTGCCAGGGGCAGGAGAGCACCCTCTACAATACAACTACACCTTCTGGTACTCCAGACGCACCCCAGGGAGACCAGCCAGTACTCAGAGCTACGAACAGAACATTAAGCAGATTGGCAGCTTCGCCTCG GTGGAGCAGTTCTGGCGTTTCTATAGTCACATGATCCGGCCAGGTGACCTGACAGGCCATAGTGACTTCCACCTCTTCAAGGAGGGTATTAAACCCATGTGGGAG GATGATGCCAATAAGATGGGTGGAAAGTGGATCATCCGTCTGAGGAAAGGCCTGGCATCTCGGTGCTGGGAGAACTTGATCCTGGCCATGCTCGGGGAGCAGTTCATGGTGGGAGAGGAGATCTGCGGGGCGGTGGTGTCAGTACGCTTCCAG GAGGACATCATCTCCATCTGGAACAAAACAGCCAGTGACCAGGCGACAACAGCCCGCATCAGAGACACCCTGCGCAGAGTCCTGAACCTGCCTCCCAACACCATAATGGAGTACaagactcacacagacagcaTTAA aGCATGGGAAGACTTCCATGGTCTGGTGAATGCTAGCGGGGGACGTTAG
- the eif4e2 gene encoding eukaryotic translation initiation factor 4E type 2 isoform X2: protein MNNKFDALKDDDSGDHDQDQGSPKDGEKEKTEDEDKEQNTSKKKMVVPGAGEHPLQYNYTFWYSRRTPGRPASTQSYEQNIKQIGSFASVEQFWRFYSHMIRPGDLTGHSDFHLFKEGIKPMWEDDANKMGGKWIIRLRKGLASRCWENLILAMLGEQFMVGEEICGAVVSVRFQEDIISIWNKTASDQATTARIRDTLRRVLNLPPNTIMEYKTHTDSIKYSMGRLPWSGEC from the exons ATGAACAACAAATTTGACGC TCTGAAAGATGATGACAGTGGAGACCACGACCAGGACCAAGGCTCACCGAAAGACGGTGAGAAGGAAAAAACTGAAGACGAGGATAAGGAACAGAACACCTCCAAGAAAAAG atGGTGGTGCCAGGGGCAGGAGAGCACCCTCTACAATACAACTACACCTTCTGGTACTCCAGACGCACCCCAGGGAGACCAGCCAGTACTCAGAGCTACGAACAGAACATTAAGCAGATTGGCAGCTTCGCCTCG GTGGAGCAGTTCTGGCGTTTCTATAGTCACATGATCCGGCCAGGTGACCTGACAGGCCATAGTGACTTCCACCTCTTCAAGGAGGGTATTAAACCCATGTGGGAG GATGATGCCAATAAGATGGGTGGAAAGTGGATCATCCGTCTGAGGAAAGGCCTGGCATCTCGGTGCTGGGAGAACTTGATCCTGGCCATGCTCGGGGAGCAGTTCATGGTGGGAGAGGAGATCTGCGGGGCGGTGGTGTCAGTACGCTTCCAG GAGGACATCATCTCCATCTGGAACAAAACAGCCAGTGACCAGGCGACAACAGCCCGCATCAGAGACACCCTGCGCAGAGTCCTGAACCTGCCTCCCAACACCATAATGGAGTACaagactcacacagacagcaTTAAGTAT aGCATGGGAAGACTTCCATGGTCTGGTGAATGCTAG